A portion of the Ricinus communis isolate WT05 ecotype wild-type chromosome 10, ASM1957865v1, whole genome shotgun sequence genome contains these proteins:
- the LOC8269856 gene encoding G-type lectin S-receptor-like serine/threonine-protein kinase RKS1 isoform X1, with amino-acid sequence MLLIFLLLFLFFPFCLSTDTIKLNESITDRDVIVSRNGSFALGFFRPGNSSHKYLGIWYNELPGETVVWVANRDSPLPGSSSGFLFINPDGNLVLHVNNHDQELPLWSTTVSTKARTKACCEAQLQDSGNLVLVDNENKEIVWQSFDYPTDTLLPGQKLGLDRRISLNRVLTSWRSVDDPGPGDWSYKIDPTGSPQFFLFYEGVTKYWRSNPWPWNRDPAPGYLRNSVYDQDEIYYSFLLDGANKYVLSRIVVTSSGLIQRFTWDSSSLQWRDIRSEPKYRYGHCGSYSILNINNIDSLECMCLPGYQPKSLSNWNLRDGSDGCTNKLPDTSMCRNGEGFIKIESVKIPDTSIAALMNMNLSNRECQQLCLSNCSCKAFAYLDIDNKGVGCLTWYGELMDTTQYSEGRDVHVRVDALELAQYAKRKRSFLERKGMLAIPIVSAALAVFIILLFFYQWLRKKRKTRGLFPILEENELAENTQRTEVQIFDLHTISAATNNFNPANKLGQGGFGSVYKGQLHDGQEIAVKRLSHNSGQGIAEFKTEAMLIAKLQHRNLVKLIGYCIQREEQLLIYEYLPNKSLDCFIFDHTRRLVLNWRKRFSIIVGIARGILYLHHDSRLRIIHRDLKASNILLDADMNPKISDFGMARIFKGEEAQDKTNRVVGTYGYMAPEYVVFGKFSVKSDVFSFGVILLEVVSGKKSNTCYSNDISLNLIGHIWDLWKEDRVLEIVDPSLRDSSSLHTQELYRCIQIGLLCVQETASDRPNMPSVVLMLNGETTLPSPNQPAFILGSNIVSNPSLGGGTACSVNEVTITKAEPR; translated from the exons ATGCTCCTGATATTTTTGCTTCTATTCTTGTTCTTCCCATTTTGCTTGTCAACTGATACTATAAAACTGAACGAATCCATCACAGACAGAGATGTTATAGTATCAAGAAATGGGAGTTTTGCCTTGGGATTTTTCAGACCAGGCAATTCTAGCCACAAATATCTCGGCATCTGGTATAACGAGCTACCGGGGGAAACTGTGGTGTGGGTTGCAAACAGGGACAGTCCACTACCTGGTTCTTCATCAGGATTCCTCTTCATTAACCCAGATGGAAATCTCGTGCTCCATGTTAATAACCATGACCAAGAACTTCCTCTCTGGTCTACTACTGTCTCAACGAAAGCAAGAACAAAGGCTTGTTGTGAAGCTCAGCTCCAAGATTCAGGAAATCTTGTTTTGGTCGACAAtgagaataaagaaattgttTGGCAAAGCTTTGATTATCCAACAGATACATTGCTTCCAGGTCAGAAACTTGGATTAGACAGGAGAATTAGCTTAAACAGGGTCTTAACTTCATGGAGATCAGTAGATGATCCAGGACCTGGGGACTGGTCGTACAAGATTGATCCTACTGGCTCTCCGCAGTTCTTCCTTTTTTACGAGGGTGTAACTAAGTATTGGAGAAGCAACCCATGGCCCTGGAATCGTGATCCGGCACCAGGTTACTTGCGTAATTCTGTTTATGATCAAGATGAGATATACTACAGTTTCCTTTTAGATGGTGCAAATAAATATGTTCTCTCAAGAATTGTGGTTACTAGCTCTGGATTGATACAGCGGTTTACTTGGGACAGTAGCTCTCTTCAATGGAGGGACATTCGGTCAGAGCCCAAGTACAGATATGGACATTGTGGTTCATACAGCATATTGAATATTAACAACATTGATAGTCTTGAATGCATGTGTTTGCCAGGGTACCAGCCCAAGTCCTTGAGTAATTGGAATCTTAGAGACGGTTCTGATGGGTGCACCAATAAACTTCCTGACACTTCAATGTGTCGAAATGGAGAAGGCTTTATTAAGATAGAGAGTGTGAAGATTCCTGATACTTCAATAGCAGCTCTGATGAACATGAATTTGAGTAACAGAGAATGTCAACAATTGTGCTTAAGCAATTGTTCATGTAAAGCATTTGCATACTTAGATATAGATAATAAAGGGGTTGGCTGCTTGACATGGTACGGGGAGTTAATGGACACTACGCAGTATTCAGAGGGAAGAGATGTGCATGTTCGTGTTGATGCATTAGAGTTAG CTCAATatgcaaaaaggaaaagaagtttTCTTGAAAGGAAGGGCATGCTGGCCATTCCAATAGTGTCTGCTGCTCTTGCCGTGTTTAtcattctcttatttttctatcaGTGGCTaaggaagaagaggaaaacaaGAG GCTTATTTCCTATATTGGAAGAAAATGAGCTTGCAGAAAATACGCAAAGAACAGAGGTCCAAATTTTCGATCTGCACACCATATCTGCTGCCACTAACAATTTCAATCCAGCTAACAAATTGGGACAAGGTGGTTTTGGCTCAGTGTATAAG GGTCAGCTACATGATGGGCAAGAAATTGCTGTAAAAAGATTATCCCATAACTCAGGACAGGGAATAGCGGAATTCAAAACTGAAGCAATGTTGATTGCAAAGCTTCAGCACAGGAACCTTGTGAAACTTATAGGATATTGTATTCAAAGGGAAGAACAATTGTTAATTTATGAGTACTTGCCGAACAAAAGTTTGGACTGCTTTATTTTTG ATCATACAAGAAGATTGGTCTTGAATTGGAGAAAACGCTTTAGCATTATAGTAGGAATTGCTCGTGGAATCTTGTACCTTCATCATGATTCAAGATTGAGAATTATCCATAGAGATTTAAAAGCTAGCAATATATTATTAGATGCTGATATGAATccaaaaatttctgatttcgGCATGGCTAGGATATTCAAAGGGGAAGAAGCTCAAGACAAAACTAACCGAGTTGTTGGAACATA TGGTTACATGGCGCCTGAATATGTAGTATTTGGAAAGTTTTCAGTAAAATCAGATGTTTTCAGTTTTGGAGTTATATTATTGGAGGTAGTCAGTGGCAAGAAGAGCAACACTTGTTATTCAAATGATATTTCATTGAATTTGATTGGTCAT ATTTGGGATTTATGGAAAGAAGACAGAGTTTTAGAAATAGTTGATCCATCGTTAAGAGATTCATCATCTCTTCATACTCAAGAATTATACAGATGTATTCAGATTGGACTTTTGTGTGTGCAAGAAACTGCATCAGATCGACCCAACATGCCAAGTGTTGTTTTGATGCTGAATGGTGAAACAACTCTTCCAAGCCCAAATCAACCTGCATTCATTCTAGGAAGTAACATTGTTTCCAATCCATCACTTGGAGGAGGAACAGCTTGTTCTGTAAATGAGGTAACAATTACTAAGGCCGAACCTcgataa
- the LOC8269856 gene encoding G-type lectin S-receptor-like serine/threonine-protein kinase SD1-1 isoform X2: protein MLAIPIVSAALAVFIILLFFYQWLRKKRKTRGLFPILEENELAENTQRTEVQIFDLHTISAATNNFNPANKLGQGGFGSVYKGQLHDGQEIAVKRLSHNSGQGIAEFKTEAMLIAKLQHRNLVKLIGYCIQREEQLLIYEYLPNKSLDCFIFDHTRRLVLNWRKRFSIIVGIARGILYLHHDSRLRIIHRDLKASNILLDADMNPKISDFGMARIFKGEEAQDKTNRVVGTYGYMAPEYVVFGKFSVKSDVFSFGVILLEVVSGKKSNTCYSNDISLNLIGHIWDLWKEDRVLEIVDPSLRDSSSLHTQELYRCIQIGLLCVQETASDRPNMPSVVLMLNGETTLPSPNQPAFILGSNIVSNPSLGGGTACSVNEVTITKAEPR from the exons ATGCTGGCCATTCCAATAGTGTCTGCTGCTCTTGCCGTGTTTAtcattctcttatttttctatcaGTGGCTaaggaagaagaggaaaacaaGAG GCTTATTTCCTATATTGGAAGAAAATGAGCTTGCAGAAAATACGCAAAGAACAGAGGTCCAAATTTTCGATCTGCACACCATATCTGCTGCCACTAACAATTTCAATCCAGCTAACAAATTGGGACAAGGTGGTTTTGGCTCAGTGTATAAG GGTCAGCTACATGATGGGCAAGAAATTGCTGTAAAAAGATTATCCCATAACTCAGGACAGGGAATAGCGGAATTCAAAACTGAAGCAATGTTGATTGCAAAGCTTCAGCACAGGAACCTTGTGAAACTTATAGGATATTGTATTCAAAGGGAAGAACAATTGTTAATTTATGAGTACTTGCCGAACAAAAGTTTGGACTGCTTTATTTTTG ATCATACAAGAAGATTGGTCTTGAATTGGAGAAAACGCTTTAGCATTATAGTAGGAATTGCTCGTGGAATCTTGTACCTTCATCATGATTCAAGATTGAGAATTATCCATAGAGATTTAAAAGCTAGCAATATATTATTAGATGCTGATATGAATccaaaaatttctgatttcgGCATGGCTAGGATATTCAAAGGGGAAGAAGCTCAAGACAAAACTAACCGAGTTGTTGGAACATA TGGTTACATGGCGCCTGAATATGTAGTATTTGGAAAGTTTTCAGTAAAATCAGATGTTTTCAGTTTTGGAGTTATATTATTGGAGGTAGTCAGTGGCAAGAAGAGCAACACTTGTTATTCAAATGATATTTCATTGAATTTGATTGGTCAT ATTTGGGATTTATGGAAAGAAGACAGAGTTTTAGAAATAGTTGATCCATCGTTAAGAGATTCATCATCTCTTCATACTCAAGAATTATACAGATGTATTCAGATTGGACTTTTGTGTGTGCAAGAAACTGCATCAGATCGACCCAACATGCCAAGTGTTGTTTTGATGCTGAATGGTGAAACAACTCTTCCAAGCCCAAATCAACCTGCATTCATTCTAGGAAGTAACATTGTTTCCAATCCATCACTTGGAGGAGGAACAGCTTGTTCTGTAAATGAGGTAACAATTACTAAGGCCGAACCTcgataa